The nucleotide sequence AGAAAATCTTTTTGATCTTCATTTAAATCGGAAGTTAATATTTCTCCCTCCAGTTGTTCCAGCTCGTTCCAGGACTTCTCCACCAATTTATAATAAAGCCGATCTTCTGGCGGAAAGATTTTATCCTGATAATTCTTATTCCCTTTAGTGTAATAATAGTTTACCGAATCTAATACATCATAAAATTCACCCGTCCAGTACGAAATTAACCACTGCTCGCCGGGCAGCAGTGCTATATAATTTTCTGAATCAACTTCTTTAAGCAAATAATTTCTAACTTCATCTACCTTTTTCAAATCACCTTCCATAAAGCTATCGGCCAGAAGCAATCTTCCTTTTGAGATTATTTGAGTTTGAGAATTGGTATAACTTAATATTTCATTTTCAATATTATCTTTATTTTGCGCTGAAACATAAGAGATAACCGAAAGAAATAACAGAATAAATAGTTTATTTTTCATGGATAATGTTAATACGCAAAAATATAATTTCCACGAAATTTTCGATATTTTTCTTGCTAAATTTTTAAGCGGTTTTTAAAATTTTCACTTGCATAGCTAAAGACTTATATTTACTGAAAAGTTTGATAGTTTTACTTCCAAAAACAATAGCGAGAAAGCTAAGACTGGGAGAATTATATTAATAGATTTTCAGCTTTTATAAATAAAGAGAATGAATTTATAGTTTCCCGTCAGAATTTATACTTAGGTATCGACATGGGGAAAGACAAAGATATTTATTATGAGAAAAGCAGTTTTTCCGGGATCTTTTGATCCTATTACTTTAGGCCATACCGATATTATTGAAAGAGCGCTTCCGCTTTTTGACGAAATTATCCTGGCTATTGGTACCAATTCTAATAAAAATTATATGTTTTCATTGGAGGAACGACTGCGATTTTTAAGGGAAACCTTTAAAAATGAACCCAAAATAACCGTAACCACTTACCAGGGACTTACCGTAGATTTTTGCAAAGAACAAAATGCCGGTTTCCTTCTACGCGGCTTGCGAAATGCGCAGGATCTGGAGTTTGAAAAAGCCATTGGGCAAACCAACTATAAAATGAGCGGGATAGACACCCTGTTTTTTATTACTTCTTCCGGGAAAAGTCATATTTCCTCAACGGTGGTGCGGGATGTTATTCGAAATAACGGGAATTACGAGTTTATGGTTCCAGATGTGGTGAGGAAAGCCCCCTAACCCCCGAAGGGGGAATTATTGCCCGGTAAAATAATGAAGTTATCACCGCGCTTGTTTCTCGCTCACAAGAAACAAATGAAATAAATAACTCACAGGTTTTGAAAACCTGTGAGGTCTACATTTTTTAGAAAATATAATTCAGCTGAAGCCCTCCAAAATAATTTCTGGGGTTTCCAGGATAATAATATCGTGGAGCAGAGCCTCCAAATCCAACGGCATTCGTGACTATACTTGCGGCATAATTTTCATCTAAGGCATTGTTTACTCCGCCGTATAAATTCAAGTTTAAATCTTGAAACACATTAAAAGTATAACCTGCTTTAAAATTCAACAGACTGTATCGATCGGTATAACCTGAATTAGCATCATCAAGAGGAATTTCTCCAACATTTCTATAGTTTCCGAAGAATTCAAAACCTGACTCGCTTTGGATATCTACGCCCAGGTTTAGCGTATATTTAGGAACTCCGGGAAGCTCATTTCCGGAGAAATCTTCATCATTATTTACAAACTCATCAAATTCGAAAAAGTTAAAGGCGCCGTTTACATAAGGCTTAATTGAAATACCAGGTCCTACCAAAAAACGGTAATTAGTTAGAAACTCAATTCCATTATGATTGGTTTTCCCTGCGTTAATTCCTACATATTGATCCTCTCCTACTCGCTGCGCAACTAACAGATTATCTATTTGAATGGAATACACAGAAATTTCGGTATACAATTTATTTTGAAGCCAGTTCCCTTTAAATCCTGCTTCATAATTAATTCCGGTTTCAGGCTCAAGATTCGTGTTTATTTGCCCTTCAGGAGTTAAGGTTTCAGCAACCGTGGGTGTTGAAAATCCATGGCTTATAGATGCATAGATGTTTTTGCCTTCGCCAATTTCATAACTCGTTCCAATTCTTGGAGAAAATACAGTGTCAAATCCGTATTCACCGGTTTGATCTACTTCATCCTGAGTATAAAGATCGGTTAAACTATAATTTGTGGTATTTATATTAAAGCCTGCCTCCAGGTTC is from Salegentibacter mishustinae and encodes:
- the coaD gene encoding pantetheine-phosphate adenylyltransferase, which codes for MRKAVFPGSFDPITLGHTDIIERALPLFDEIILAIGTNSNKNYMFSLEERLRFLRETFKNEPKITVTTYQGLTVDFCKEQNAGFLLRGLRNAQDLEFEKAIGQTNYKMSGIDTLFFITSSGKSHISSTVVRDVIRNNGNYEFMVPDVVRKAP